A window of Thunnus thynnus chromosome 17, fThuThy2.1, whole genome shotgun sequence contains these coding sequences:
- the socs1a gene encoding suppressor of cytokine signaling 1a, which yields MVADSTVEGNDKTHLSSSSSSSSSSSSSSSSSSLSSSSSLSSSLQRRELPLSPHRTESAELQRRAAPAPNPRSVTVPSVYLTHFPTFSCKEDCKIITDTASKLERSGFYWGPLGVEDAHRMLRDAPLGSFLIRDSRQKDVFFTLSYHAKSGPVSVRIDYKRQKFSLAGNERTFPTLFALLEHYINSPKKSLSIPYRKWEPTLQELCRKRIMELCGGASRVSELPLTHIVQDFLTEFPYKL from the coding sequence ATGGTAGCCGACAGCACAGTGGAAGGCAACGACAAGACACACTTGTCAAGCTCAtcttcatcgtcatcatcatcctcatcatcatcctcctcatcttccttgTCCTCATCATCGTCACTGTCATCATCTCTGCAGAGGCGCGAGCTCCCTCTGAGCCCGCACCGCACAGAGTCCGCGGAGCTTCAGCGGCGGGCTGCTCCAGCGCCAAACCCGAGATCTGTGACCGTCCCCTCTGTGTATCTGACCCATTTCCCGACCTTCAGCTGCAAGGAGGACTGCAAGATCATCACGGACACAGCGTCCAAGCTCGAGCGCAGTGGCTTCTACTGGGGCCCTCTGGGAGTGGAGGACGCACACCGCATGCTGCGGGACGCTCCTCTGGGCAGCTTTCTCATCCGGGACAGCAGACAGAAAGACGTCTTCTTCACATTGTCCTACCACGCCAAGAGCGGACCGGTCAGCGTGCGCATCGACTACAAGCGGCAAAAGTTCTCACTGGCGGGCAACGAGCGCACCTTCCCGACGCTCTTTGCCCTCTTGGAGCATTACATCAACTCTCCCAAGAAGAGCCTGAGCATTCCATACAGGAAATGGGAGCCAACGCTGCAGGAGCTGTGCAGGAAGCGCATCATGGAGCTGTGTGGTGGAGCAAGCCGGGTCTCAGAGCTGCCACTCACCCATATTGTCCAAGACTTTCTGACGGAATTCCCTTACAAGTTATGA